DNA from Bacteroidota bacterium:
CTATTGGCAGGGTTGTTACTTCGCCGCTTGTGCGCAAAACAGGAATGGGAAAATTATTGATGGATAAAAGCCTTGAACAGATCAAAATTTTATTCGGTAATGTGCCTGTAAAGATCAGCGCTCAAACTTATCTGGTTAAATTCTACAGATCATTTGGTTTCATATCCACGGGAGAGGAATACCTGGAGGATGGGATACCGCATACGAAGATGGTGATCGGTAAAAAAGGTATCAGTGATCAGTAACAAAAAATCGCTGCTAAAACAGAATCCAACCGGGTACCGATTACCGATCACCCCCTTTTATTAATACTTCAACACCCCTCCCCAAAAA
Protein-coding regions in this window:
- a CDS encoding GNAT family N-acetyltransferase produces the protein MMDTPAIISKHFNELTTTELYDIFKLRIEVFCVEQNCPYQDADGKDQQSYHLMFYNNKQLIAYSRLLPEGLSYTGYAAIGRVVTSPLVRKTGMGKLLMDKSLEQIKILFGNVPVKISAQTYLVKFYRSFGFISTGEEYLEDGIPHTKMVIGKKGISDQ